From Desulfatitalea tepidiphila, one genomic window encodes:
- the fdhF gene encoding formate dehydrogenase subunit alpha codes for MNAQQTININGRELTFESGETILEVARRNHIDIPTLCHLKGTTPTGACRICVVEVEGARTLLTACATPAAGGMKVQTESPAVVKARKLVLQLMLSSGNHNCAVRGSDDQEWTAFQLKVQGEDSSDELCPVWGDCRLQDLAYRYQVSGERFPATPTRYAIESVNPFIVRDFSRCIQCGRCVQACNEVQVNNAINFGYRGPESKIIAAGDRPLKDSDCVFCGECVQACPVGALVEKDVRYKVRPWETHKVRTTCSYCGVGCQLYLHVKDNRVVKVTGADVPPNNGSLCVKGRFGYHFIGSEERLKRPLIKEDGSFREASWDEALDLVASRLKEVRDTHGSDKMGVLTSARITNEENYVAQKFARAVLKTNNVDHCARLUHSSTVAGLAAAFGSGAMTNTIADIETADVILITGTNTSENHPVLSTYVKRAVKFRGAKLIVVDPRRIKMTEFAEIWLRPNLGTDVAWINGMMHVIIEEKLQDAEFVEKRTEGFEELRQMVAKYTPEFVEGITGIPAENLVAAAKLFAGARAGSILYCMGITQHTSGTDNVKSLANLSMLTGNLGIPGGGVNPLRGQNNVQGACDMGGLPNVYPAYQPVGDLSVAKKMEEAWGVSELPTKIGLKVTEMIPLAYEGKFKSLYIIGENPMISDPDLHHVEKSLKNLDFLVVQDIFLTETAQMADVVLPSACFAEKEGTFSNTERRVQRVRRAVTPPGESKEDWWTLCEIARRMGYDMQYADSRAIFEEIARLTPSYAGLTYDRIDAVGMHWPCPTVDHPGTPILHGQQFTRGLGKFHAIEWLPPAEQVDDEYPLYLTTGRLLYQYHTGTMTMKSSDLNNRAPESFVEISRKDALKYGIEDGEMVTIASRRGSIAVRARILPKAVGGTIFIPFHFAKGAANQLTNAALDPVSGIPEFKVCAVKIDKAA; via the coding sequence ATGAATGCTCAGCAAACCATCAACATCAACGGCCGCGAGTTGACATTCGAGAGCGGTGAAACGATCCTGGAGGTCGCCCGCCGCAACCATATCGATATCCCCACGCTGTGCCATTTAAAGGGGACCACACCGACGGGCGCCTGCCGTATCTGCGTCGTTGAGGTCGAAGGGGCAAGGACCCTGCTGACCGCTTGCGCCACGCCGGCGGCGGGCGGGATGAAGGTGCAGACCGAATCGCCGGCCGTGGTCAAGGCCCGCAAGCTGGTGCTGCAGCTGATGCTCAGCTCCGGGAATCACAATTGTGCGGTGCGCGGGTCCGACGACCAGGAGTGGACCGCCTTCCAGCTCAAGGTCCAGGGCGAGGACAGCAGCGACGAGCTGTGCCCGGTTTGGGGGGATTGCCGGCTGCAGGATCTGGCCTATCGCTATCAGGTCAGCGGAGAACGGTTTCCCGCCACGCCGACCCGCTATGCCATCGAGTCGGTCAATCCCTTCATCGTGCGGGATTTTTCGCGGTGTATTCAATGCGGCCGTTGTGTCCAGGCCTGCAACGAGGTCCAGGTCAACAACGCCATCAATTTCGGTTACCGGGGGCCGGAGTCCAAGATTATCGCCGCCGGTGACCGCCCACTGAAAGATTCGGACTGCGTCTTCTGCGGCGAGTGCGTGCAGGCCTGCCCCGTGGGTGCCCTGGTGGAAAAAGATGTGCGCTACAAGGTGCGTCCCTGGGAGACCCATAAGGTGCGCACCACCTGCAGCTATTGCGGGGTGGGGTGCCAGCTGTACCTGCACGTGAAAGACAACCGGGTGGTCAAGGTGACCGGCGCGGACGTGCCTCCCAACAACGGGAGCCTATGCGTCAAGGGACGCTTCGGCTACCATTTCATCGGCTCCGAAGAGCGTCTTAAACGGCCCTTGATCAAGGAGGACGGCAGCTTCAGGGAAGCCTCGTGGGATGAAGCCCTGGATCTTGTGGCCAGCCGGCTCAAAGAGGTCCGCGATACCCATGGCAGCGACAAGATGGGCGTGTTGACCTCGGCCCGCATCACCAACGAGGAGAATTATGTCGCCCAGAAATTCGCCCGGGCCGTTCTCAAAACCAACAATGTGGACCATTGCGCCCGGCTTTGACACAGCTCCACCGTGGCCGGTCTGGCCGCAGCTTTTGGTTCGGGCGCAATGACCAATACCATCGCCGATATCGAAACCGCCGATGTGATTCTGATCACAGGAACCAACACCAGCGAAAACCATCCGGTGCTCTCCACTTACGTCAAGCGAGCCGTGAAATTCAGGGGTGCCAAGCTCATCGTCGTGGATCCGCGGCGCATCAAGATGACCGAGTTCGCTGAGATCTGGTTGCGACCCAACCTGGGCACCGACGTGGCCTGGATCAACGGCATGATGCACGTGATCATCGAAGAGAAATTGCAAGACGCCGAATTCGTCGAAAAGCGCACCGAAGGATTTGAAGAACTCCGGCAGATGGTGGCCAAGTACACGCCCGAATTCGTCGAAGGAATCACCGGCATTCCCGCCGAAAATCTGGTGGCGGCGGCCAAGCTCTTCGCCGGTGCCCGGGCGGGCAGCATTCTCTATTGCATGGGCATCACCCAGCACACCAGCGGCACCGACAACGTCAAGTCCCTGGCGAATCTATCCATGCTGACCGGCAACCTGGGCATTCCGGGCGGCGGCGTCAATCCGCTGCGCGGCCAGAACAACGTTCAGGGGGCCTGCGACATGGGCGGTCTGCCCAATGTCTATCCGGCGTACCAACCGGTGGGCGATCTTTCCGTGGCCAAGAAGATGGAAGAGGCCTGGGGCGTCAGCGAACTGCCGACCAAGATCGGGCTCAAGGTGACCGAAATGATCCCGCTGGCCTACGAGGGCAAGTTCAAAAGCCTCTACATCATTGGGGAAAACCCCATGATCTCGGACCCCGATCTTCACCATGTGGAAAAGTCGTTGAAAAATTTGGACTTTCTCGTTGTTCAGGACATTTTCCTCACCGAGACGGCCCAAATGGCCGACGTGGTGCTGCCCTCGGCCTGCTTCGCCGAAAAAGAGGGCACTTTTTCCAACACCGAGCGTCGTGTCCAGCGGGTGCGCCGGGCCGTGACGCCGCCGGGCGAGAGCAAGGAGGACTGGTGGACCCTTTGCGAAATCGCCCGACGCATGGGGTATGACATGCAATACGCCGACAGTCGCGCCATCTTCGAGGAGATCGCCCGGTTGACTCCCTCCTACGCGGGGCTCACCTACGATCGCATCGACGCCGTCGGCATGCACTGGCCCTGTCCGACCGTCGATCATCCGGGCACACCGATTCTGCACGGCCAGCAGTTCACCCGCGGATTGGGAAAATTCCACGCCATCGAGTGGCTCCCGCCCGCAGAGCAGGTGGATGACGAATATCCGCTCTACCTGACCACCGGGCGGTTGCTGTACCAATACCATACCGGCACCATGACCATGAAGAGCTCCGACCTCAACAACCGCGCGCCCGAATCCTTCGTCGAGATTTCACGCAAGGACGCCCTGAAGTACGGTATCGAGGACGGTGAAATGGTGACCATCGCATCGCGGCGGGGATCCATTGCGGTGCGTGCCAGAATTCTGCCCAAAGCGGTCGGCGGCACGATATTTATCCCCTTTCATTTTGCAAAGGGCGCAGCCAACCAGCTGACCAATGCGGCCCTCGATCCGGTGTCGGGCATTCCCGAATTCAAGGTGTGCGCCGTGAAAATCGATAAGGCGGCATAA
- a CDS encoding acyl-CoA dehydrogenase — protein MAQVIADRRDIDFVLFDQLHAEELSKHEEYAEFNRKTIELIVSEARNLAVKEILPTQKDGDEIGCKFENGVVTVPESFKRAWELFKEGEWVATTMSPEWGGQGMPHLLGMAVGDYFSGSNFAFMMYTGLTNGAALLVQNWGTEKLKKLFLKKMNSGQWTGTMLLTEPEAGSDVGRLTTTAVKNDDGTYSITGNKIFISSGEHDLAENIIHPTLARIEGAPAGTKGISLFLVPKIWVNDDGSLGEPNDVVCTGIEEKMGIHGNATASLTLGGKGKCRGYLLGEENKGMRAMFQMMNGARLHTGQQGFACASTSFLNALNYARERIQGRLVTEQAHDAPAVPIIKHPDVRRMLLTMKTYVEGMRSLLYYVGLLIDKSHTAKDEKEKAKYEALIGFLTPICKGYVTDRAFDVTNLGMQVYGGYGFIKEYPQEQLVRDTRITQIYEGTNGIQAMDLMARKTIMDGGKAMMALIAEMQKNIDQAKAIESLKPLAEKVEALIKRIGDVAMFIGKNMMSGQVENAFIFAYSFMEITGDMVMAWMLLWRAAIAAEQLGSAKKKDQKFLEGQIKGAEFFIRFVLPVTNGKIDGILENCCAPVEIDEDSFGGK, from the coding sequence ATGGCACAGGTAATTGCAGATCGTAGAGACATTGATTTCGTGTTGTTCGACCAGCTTCATGCGGAGGAGTTGAGCAAGCATGAAGAGTACGCCGAGTTCAACCGCAAGACCATCGAGTTGATCGTCAGCGAAGCACGAAACCTGGCGGTCAAGGAGATTCTGCCGACCCAGAAGGATGGCGATGAAATTGGTTGTAAATTTGAAAACGGGGTCGTCACGGTACCCGAGAGCTTCAAACGCGCCTGGGAGCTGTTCAAGGAAGGCGAGTGGGTGGCGACAACGATGAGCCCCGAATGGGGTGGTCAGGGCATGCCGCACCTGTTGGGCATGGCGGTCGGCGACTATTTTTCGGGCTCCAATTTCGCGTTCATGATGTACACCGGTTTGACCAACGGCGCCGCCCTGCTGGTCCAGAATTGGGGCACCGAGAAGCTCAAGAAGCTTTTCCTGAAGAAGATGAACTCGGGCCAGTGGACCGGCACCATGCTGTTGACCGAACCCGAAGCCGGTTCCGACGTGGGACGTCTTACCACCACGGCCGTTAAAAACGACGACGGCACCTATTCCATCACCGGCAACAAGATCTTCATCTCCTCGGGCGAGCACGATCTGGCCGAGAACATCATCCACCCGACTCTGGCCCGCATCGAAGGCGCCCCGGCCGGCACCAAAGGGATTTCCCTGTTCCTGGTGCCCAAGATCTGGGTCAACGACGACGGCAGCCTGGGCGAGCCCAACGATGTGGTCTGCACCGGCATCGAGGAAAAGATGGGCATCCACGGCAACGCCACTGCCTCGTTGACCCTGGGCGGCAAGGGCAAGTGCCGCGGCTACCTGCTCGGTGAAGAGAACAAGGGCATGCGCGCCATGTTCCAGATGATGAACGGCGCGCGCCTGCACACCGGTCAGCAGGGTTTTGCCTGCGCCAGCACATCGTTTCTAAACGCCCTCAATTACGCCCGTGAGCGTATTCAAGGCCGCCTCGTCACCGAGCAGGCCCACGACGCCCCGGCCGTGCCGATCATCAAGCATCCCGACGTGCGCCGCATGCTTTTGACCATGAAAACTTATGTGGAGGGCATGCGAAGCCTGCTCTACTATGTGGGTCTGCTCATCGACAAATCGCATACGGCCAAAGACGAAAAAGAGAAGGCCAAATACGAGGCCCTGATCGGCTTCCTGACCCCCATCTGCAAGGGTTATGTCACCGATCGCGCCTTCGATGTGACCAACCTCGGCATGCAGGTCTACGGTGGATACGGTTTCATCAAGGAGTACCCCCAGGAGCAGCTGGTGCGCGACACCCGCATTACCCAGATCTACGAAGGCACCAACGGCATCCAGGCCATGGACCTGATGGCGCGTAAGACCATTATGGACGGCGGCAAGGCCATGATGGCCCTGATCGCCGAGATGCAGAAGAACATCGACCAGGCCAAGGCGATCGAGTCCCTGAAACCGCTGGCCGAAAAGGTGGAGGCATTGATCAAGCGCATCGGCGACGTGGCCATGTTCATCGGCAAGAACATGATGTCCGGTCAGGTGGAAAACGCCTTTATCTTCGCTTACAGCTTCATGGAGATCACCGGCGACATGGTGATGGCCTGGATGCTGCTGTGGCGGGCCGCCATCGCTGCCGAGCAGCTGGGCAGTGCCAAGAAAAAAGATCAGAAGTTCCTTGAGGGACAGATCAAGGGCGCGGAATTCTTCATCCGTTTCGTCTTGCCGGTGACCAACGGCAAAATCGACGGCATCCTGGAGAACTGCTGTGCGCCCGTGGAGATCGACGAGGACAGCTTCGGCGGCAAATAG
- a CDS encoding TetR/AcrR family transcriptional regulator, which translates to MSECSFIFGERFRTLVSKRNADKYQQILTAAINVFAERGFSQSTISQIAQEAGVADGTIYLYFKNKDDILVRFYEAMTEHVSERFWKAVEEGKTAIEKLYNLIYAHLDLFQSQPTGAIVYQGETHLQWRLVQEPTRQMSKMYRDVISQVVALGQQEGTIRKDLYVGLVKRLINGAVDEVINTWIHTGRDHDLTSMAEPLVDLFINGIGTPASGKCKDNPSPRTMDETNAVT; encoded by the coding sequence ATGAGTGAATGCTCATTCATTTTTGGAGAGAGGTTCCGGACGTTGGTTTCAAAACGCAATGCCGATAAATATCAACAAATTTTAACCGCGGCCATCAACGTATTCGCCGAACGGGGGTTTTCCCAGTCGACCATCTCGCAGATCGCCCAGGAAGCCGGCGTGGCCGATGGCACGATTTATCTCTATTTCAAGAACAAGGATGACATCCTGGTCCGATTTTACGAGGCCATGACCGAGCACGTTTCCGAACGATTCTGGAAGGCGGTGGAAGAGGGTAAAACCGCCATCGAAAAGTTGTACAATCTGATATACGCCCATTTGGACCTGTTTCAGAGCCAGCCGACCGGTGCCATCGTCTACCAGGGCGAGACCCATCTGCAGTGGCGCCTGGTTCAAGAGCCCACCCGTCAGATGTCCAAGATGTACCGTGATGTGATCTCCCAGGTGGTGGCCCTGGGGCAACAGGAGGGGACCATCCGCAAAGATCTTTACGTGGGCTTGGTCAAACGCCTGATCAATGGTGCGGTGGACGAAGTGATCAATACCTGGATTCACACGGGGCGGGATCATGATCTCACCTCCATGGCCGAACCCCTGGTGGATCTTTTTATCAATGGCATCGGAACACCCGCGTCCGGTAAGTGCAAGGATAACCCATCGCCGCGAACGATGGATGAAACCAATGCGGTGACATGA
- a CDS encoding VanZ family protein: protein MRPRTDRSPRSLPSTSGRPPEVGSGRRFIGYWLPVGLWCAIIFVQSAFATPDIGPRWPHVDKVAHVGVYVVLSILFCRAFNTLAAWRGRSWRLIVTGAALTSLYGALDEWHQSFVAVRTADGMDLLADVIGGVLGACLYVAVGRYRRRHLTPAILSK from the coding sequence ATGCGCCCCCGGACCGATCGGTCGCCGCGATCCTTGCCATCGACATCGGGCAGACCGCCTGAGGTGGGTTCAGGACGCCGGTTCATCGGCTATTGGCTGCCGGTCGGGCTGTGGTGCGCGATCATTTTTGTCCAGTCTGCCTTTGCAACGCCCGACATCGGCCCCCGATGGCCGCATGTGGACAAAGTCGCCCATGTGGGTGTCTATGTCGTCCTGTCCATCCTGTTTTGCCGCGCCTTCAACACCCTGGCCGCCTGGCGGGGCAGGTCGTGGAGATTGATCGTCACGGGCGCCGCCCTGACGTCGCTGTACGGTGCATTGGACGAGTGGCACCAGAGCTTCGTAGCGGTCAGGACGGCCGATGGTATGGACCTGCTGGCCGATGTGATCGGGGGGGTTTTAGGCGCTTGCCTCTATGTGGCGGTCGGCCGTTACCGTCGGCGACATCTCACGCCAGCGATTCTATCAAAATAA
- a CDS encoding ribonuclease D: protein MGQEKNNSGPIPSTFDLIETVDGLADFVRSARKADILAVDLEADSMFHYREKVCLIQMAANGRTVVVDPLKVEDLSALRPLFDDERICKVFHGADYDVRSLYRDFDITINNLFDTQLASMYLGYSETSLEAVVAHRFGVSLDKRFQKKDWSCRPLPPEMVSYAASDVVYLIPMAKAMQRELADKGRLAWVEGNCRQLSRVRPQDNGQPMFLKIRGAGRLTPRQLAVLEELLQLRDRLARHKDRPHFKIINNAALLKIATTLPADLTSLQASNALSKKQADMYGHAILAAVEKARNLSASQLPTYPHQRSPRLSPRIPRRINALRDWRDALAAELNLDPPLLLNKALMSDIAVRRPKDIESLREIESMQQWPGGGLRPPGDRHHLAPALTRGQQPERSMHGRRG from the coding sequence GTGGGTCAAGAGAAAAATAATTCAGGGCCGATACCATCGACGTTCGATCTGATCGAAACTGTCGACGGACTGGCCGACTTCGTCCGTTCGGCACGCAAGGCCGACATCCTGGCTGTCGATCTGGAGGCCGACTCCATGTTCCACTATCGGGAAAAGGTCTGCCTGATCCAGATGGCGGCCAACGGCCGGACGGTGGTGGTCGATCCGCTCAAGGTCGAGGACCTCTCGGCATTGCGGCCGCTGTTCGATGACGAACGCATCTGCAAGGTATTCCACGGCGCCGACTATGACGTGCGCTCCTTGTACCGGGATTTCGACATCACCATCAATAACCTGTTCGATACCCAACTGGCCAGCATGTACCTGGGATACTCGGAAACCAGCCTCGAGGCGGTCGTGGCCCATCGCTTCGGGGTGAGTCTGGATAAGAGATTTCAAAAAAAGGATTGGTCCTGCCGACCGCTGCCGCCGGAAATGGTGTCCTATGCCGCTTCGGACGTGGTCTATTTGATTCCCATGGCAAAGGCGATGCAGCGGGAACTGGCGGACAAGGGCCGCCTGGCCTGGGTGGAGGGAAACTGCCGCCAGCTCAGCCGGGTCCGGCCCCAGGACAATGGGCAACCGATGTTCCTGAAAATCCGGGGCGCCGGGCGTCTGACGCCGAGGCAACTGGCGGTCCTGGAAGAGCTGTTGCAGCTCAGGGACCGATTGGCGCGCCACAAGGACCGCCCACACTTCAAAATCATCAACAATGCCGCCCTGCTTAAGATCGCCACGACCCTTCCCGCCGATCTGACCAGCTTGCAGGCCAGCAATGCCCTGAGCAAAAAGCAGGCGGACATGTATGGCCATGCGATCCTGGCCGCCGTGGAAAAGGCCAGAAACCTATCCGCATCCCAACTGCCGACCTATCCGCACCAGCGGTCCCCTCGGCTGTCGCCGCGCATCCCCCGCCGCATCAACGCCCTGCGAGATTGGCGCGACGCACTCGCCGCCGAACTGAACCTCGACCCCCCGCTGCTGCTCAACAAAGCCCTGATGAGCGACATCGCCGTCCGCCGGCCAAAGGATATCGAGAGCCTGCGCGAAATCGAGAGCATGCAGCAATGGCCAGGTGGAGGCCTTCGGCCGCCAGGTGATCGACATCATCTCGCGCCTGCCTTGACCCGCGGGCAACAACCAGAACGATCAATGCATGGCAGGCGTGGGTAG
- the thrS gene encoding threonine--tRNA ligase encodes MINITLPDGSSKQFDQPPTGFEVAQRISEGFARNCIAMELDGLKKDLASRITRDSRVRFITTKDDEGLDIMRHSAAHVMAQAILRLYPDAKLTIGPVVEEGFYYDIDMEPISEEAFARIEAEMQKIVKEKLPIERQEVSKVDALSLYEGEPYKLEMINDLQDGTISLYRQGEFADLCRGPHVPNTGFVRAFKLMKVSGAYWRADQTKAQLQRIYGTAYFDKKDLNAYLTFLEEARKRNHRRIGTALDLFSFHDEAPGMPFFHPKGMEMWNALLDYWREEHRAAGYVETKTPILLQRKLWERSGHWENYRENMYTATIDEVEYAIKPMNCPGGMLLFGRKHHSYRDLPLRAAEIGLVHRHELSGVLNGLFRVRAFHQDDAHIFMTPEQIQEEILGVLKLVERVYSTFGLGFHLELSTRPEKSIGNDDQWDMATNGLKAALNAYGADYKINEGDGAFYGPKIDIHIKDALGRTWQCGTIQLDMSLPERFDLTYIGKDNERHRPIMIHRVVYGSIERFFGILVEHFAGQFPLWLAPVQIGILPLNDDLIPFAQEVANRLDRNGLRTEVDYRSESLNKKVRDAQLNKIPLIVTCGAKEKEAGTVSVRTLDGQVRHGVPMATFEERVLENIRLRKLSLAFDW; translated from the coding sequence ATGATTAATATAACACTTCCTGACGGGAGCTCAAAGCAATTTGACCAGCCACCGACCGGTTTCGAGGTGGCCCAGCGTATTTCAGAGGGGTTTGCCCGCAACTGCATCGCCATGGAACTGGACGGGCTGAAGAAGGATCTTGCCAGTCGGATCACTCGGGACAGCCGGGTACGATTCATCACCACCAAGGATGACGAGGGCCTGGACATCATGCGCCACAGCGCGGCCCATGTCATGGCCCAGGCCATTTTGCGGCTTTATCCGGATGCCAAATTGACCATCGGGCCGGTGGTGGAAGAGGGCTTTTACTACGATATCGACATGGAGCCGATCTCCGAGGAGGCCTTCGCCCGTATCGAAGCCGAAATGCAAAAGATCGTCAAGGAGAAGCTGCCCATCGAACGCCAGGAGGTCTCCAAGGTGGACGCCCTCTCCCTTTACGAGGGGGAGCCCTATAAGCTCGAAATGATCAACGACCTGCAGGACGGCACCATCTCCCTCTATCGTCAGGGGGAGTTTGCGGATTTGTGCCGCGGACCGCATGTGCCCAACACCGGTTTCGTCAGGGCGTTCAAACTGATGAAGGTATCGGGCGCTTACTGGCGGGCCGATCAGACCAAGGCCCAGCTGCAGCGCATTTACGGGACCGCCTATTTCGACAAGAAGGACCTCAACGCCTACCTGACCTTCCTGGAGGAGGCGCGCAAGCGCAATCACCGGCGTATTGGAACGGCCCTGGATCTGTTCAGTTTTCACGACGAGGCCCCCGGCATGCCCTTTTTCCATCCCAAAGGCATGGAGATGTGGAACGCCCTGCTCGATTACTGGCGTGAAGAACATCGCGCCGCCGGTTACGTGGAGACCAAGACCCCCATCCTGCTGCAGCGCAAGTTGTGGGAGCGCAGCGGGCACTGGGAAAATTACCGTGAGAACATGTACACCGCCACCATCGACGAGGTGGAGTACGCCATCAAGCCGATGAATTGCCCCGGCGGCATGCTTCTGTTCGGCCGCAAGCACCATTCCTATCGCGATTTGCCGTTGCGAGCCGCTGAGATCGGCCTGGTGCACCGCCATGAACTGAGCGGTGTGCTCAACGGTCTTTTCCGGGTCCGGGCGTTTCACCAGGACGATGCCCACATCTTCATGACCCCGGAGCAGATCCAGGAGGAGATCCTGGGCGTCCTCAAGTTGGTCGAGCGCGTCTACAGTACCTTTGGCTTGGGGTTCCATCTGGAACTCTCCACCCGGCCGGAGAAATCCATCGGCAACGACGACCAGTGGGACATGGCCACCAACGGCCTCAAGGCGGCGCTGAACGCCTATGGCGCCGATTACAAAATCAACGAGGGCGACGGTGCCTTTTACGGGCCCAAGATCGACATCCACATCAAGGACGCCCTGGGCCGCACCTGGCAGTGCGGCACCATCCAGCTGGATATGTCGCTGCCCGAGCGATTCGATTTGACCTATATCGGCAAGGACAACGAACGCCACCGGCCGATCATGATCCACCGGGTAGTATACGGCTCCATCGAACGTTTTTTCGGCATACTGGTCGAGCATTTCGCCGGTCAGTTTCCCCTTTGGCTGGCGCCGGTGCAGATCGGCATTCTGCCGCTCAACGACGACCTGATCCCGTTCGCCCAGGAGGTCGCCAACCGCCTGGACAGGAACGGCCTGCGCACCGAGGTGGACTACCGTTCCGAAAGCCTGAATAAAAAGGTACGCGACGCCCAGCTCAACAAGATTCCGTTGATTGTGACCTGCGGCGCCAAGGAAAAAGAGGCCGGCACCGTGTCAGTGCGCACCCTGGACGGCCAGGTACGTCACGGCGTGCCTATGGCGACCTTCGAAGAGCGGGTGCTGGAAAATATCCGCCTGAGAAAATTATCCCTGGCATTCGATTGGTAG
- a CDS encoding (Fe-S)-binding protein: protein MAEQAIKLGGKKQSTFIDKVKELLPEGGNLNLCLTCGACSSGCPATGIEGMDPRKFLRMAALGMDEEVTSTPWVWMCSMCTRCVYVCPMKINIPQLVFYARQTWPRETRPKGILGSCDMALRSDTCSAMGATEEDFQFVVEDVLEEYREAQPEFAEMEAPLNKEGAHYFLNQNSREPVTEPDEMVPLWKILHLAGADWTYGTKGWAAENYCMFMADDEAWKHIVETKVKAVEDLGCKVWLNTEUGHELFAVRFGLQKFNIKYNFEIQSIIQLYAQWIREGKLKPSSEWNRERKIKFTVQDPCQLVRKSFGDPVAEDLRYVVKAVVGEENFVDMYPNRSNNFCCGGGGGFLQSGYPDQRRKYGELKANQILATGAQYCITPCHNCHAQVHDLSEVRHHPWQTVHLWTMLCLSLGILGPNERTYLGEDLKDVEVFHPETEM, encoded by the coding sequence ATGGCGGAACAAGCAATCAAACTTGGCGGCAAAAAACAAAGCACCTTTATCGACAAGGTCAAAGAGCTGCTTCCCGAGGGCGGGAACCTCAACCTGTGTTTGACCTGCGGTGCGTGCTCATCGGGTTGTCCGGCGACCGGTATCGAAGGCATGGACCCGAGGAAATTTCTGCGCATGGCGGCACTAGGCATGGACGAGGAGGTCACCTCCACCCCATGGGTATGGATGTGCAGTATGTGTACCCGTTGCGTCTATGTCTGCCCCATGAAAATCAACATACCCCAACTGGTTTTTTACGCGCGTCAGACCTGGCCGAGGGAAACTCGTCCCAAGGGCATCCTCGGCTCTTGCGACATGGCCCTGCGAAGCGACACCTGCAGCGCCATGGGAGCCACCGAGGAGGACTTCCAGTTCGTCGTCGAAGACGTGTTGGAAGAGTATCGCGAAGCCCAACCGGAATTTGCCGAGATGGAAGCACCCCTCAACAAGGAAGGGGCCCACTATTTTCTCAATCAAAACTCGCGCGAGCCGGTGACCGAACCCGACGAGATGGTGCCGTTGTGGAAAATCCTCCACCTGGCCGGCGCCGATTGGACATACGGCACCAAGGGCTGGGCGGCGGAAAACTACTGCATGTTCATGGCCGACGACGAGGCCTGGAAACATATCGTGGAAACCAAGGTCAAGGCGGTGGAGGATCTGGGCTGCAAGGTCTGGCTCAACACGGAGTGAGGGCACGAACTGTTCGCGGTCCGGTTCGGACTGCAAAAATTCAACATCAAATACAACTTCGAGATCCAGAGCATCATTCAACTCTATGCCCAGTGGATCCGTGAGGGCAAGCTGAAACCCAGTTCGGAATGGAACAGGGAGCGGAAGATCAAGTTCACGGTCCAGGATCCCTGCCAACTGGTCCGCAAATCATTTGGCGATCCGGTGGCCGAAGATCTGCGCTATGTGGTCAAAGCGGTGGTCGGCGAGGAAAATTTCGTGGACATGTACCCCAACCGCTCGAACAACTTCTGCTGCGGCGGCGGCGGCGGCTTCCTGCAATCCGGCTATCCCGATCAGCGTCGCAAATACGGCGAGTTGAAGGCCAACCAGATTCTGGCCACAGGGGCCCAATACTGCATCACGCCCTGCCACAACTGCCATGCCCAGGTCCACGACCTGAGCGAGGTTCGCCATCATCCGTGGCAGACGGTTCATTTGTGGACCATGCTGTGCCTCTCTCTGGGCATTTTGGGACCCAACGAAAGGACCTACCTCGGCGAAGACTTGAAGGATGTGGAGGTTTTCCATCCCGAAACAGAGATGTAA